The following nucleotide sequence is from Salvia splendens isolate huo1 chromosome 2, SspV2, whole genome shotgun sequence.
AAGggtcccatgaagtccattccccatacatcgAATATTTCACAGACAATAATGGGGATCTGAGGCATCTCGTCTCTAGTAGATATTCCTCCAGTAAGTTGACATCGAGGGCACTTTTTGCAGAATTTATAAGCATCTGTATGGATAGATGGCCAATAAAACCCACTATCAAGTATTTTCCTTGCTGTTTTCTTTGTCCCAAAATGACCCCCACAAGCTAGTGTGTGACAGTGGATCATTACGTCTTCCTACTCCCATTCTGGTATACAGCGTCGGATTACTTGATCTGCCCCCATTTTCCATAGGtaaggatcatcccaatagaagtatcgggAATCGCTTTTAAGCTTTAACTTCTGTGCTCTTGAAATTTCGTCACTTCAGGGTAACTCCCCCGTTACCAAGTAATTAGCCATGTCCGCGAACCATGGCTCCTTCACCGTGTTCTGTCCTTTGCTTCCTTGGTTGGCttgagcaatttcttcctcttGGTTGATCCACTGGCACTTAGGTATTGACTTGATCAGTCAGAGATGCTCTTCAGGGAAAGCCTCTGGAATGGCTTCACTATTATCTTCTTGCAGAATTCGACTTAGGtgatctgccaccttgttctcacatcctttcttatccactgtttcccaatcaaactcctgtagaaggagtaCCCATCTGATCAACCGCGGCTTTGACTCTTTTTCTTTGCCAAgaggtatttgatggccgcaTGATCTGTATAGACAACCACCTTAGACCCAAGCAGGTAAGGCATGAATTTCTCAAATGCGAAGACTACtgatagcatctccttttcggtcacATCATAGTTCTTTTGTGCCTGATTTAGAGTTTTGGAGGCGTAAAAAATGACATAACTTTTCCGTTCGATTTTTTGACCTAATACCGCCCCCACAACATAGTCactagcatcgcacatcacctcaaaggggtgattccagtcggAAGCGCGTATTATTGGAGAGCTTATTAATTGGTCCTTCAGAAACTGGAATGCGACCCTGCAGGCATCTGAGAATTCAAATTCTACATCGTTCTGGAGAAGTCTTGTTAGAGGCTGGGCTATCTTTGCAAAATCTTTGATGAATCTCCTGTAGAACCCAGCGTGCCCTAAAAAGGCTCGAATCTCCTTCTAGTTGATAGGATATGGGAGTTTTGCAATGACTGCTACCTTTGCTGGGTCGACCTCTATTCCCCTGCTTGATACTACGTGGCCCAGAACTATTCCTTCAGTAACCGTAAAATgacatttctcgaagttcagaACTAAATCCTTCTGGCGGCATCTTTCCAATACCCTGTTTAGACTATGCAGCCcttaatcaaaatcatccccaTAGACAGTtaaatcgtccatgaagatctcaatacAATCTTCCAACAGATCcgagaaaatgctcatcatacatctttgGAAAGTGCCCGGAGGATTGCAGAGGCCAAAGGAtatcctcctgtaagcgtaaGTGCCAAAGGGGCAGGTGAACGTCGTCTTTTCTTAGTCATCTGGGTTTACAGCGATCTGGAAATAGCCACTATAACCATCCAGGAAACTGAAGTACTGTTTTCCTGCCAACTTCTCCagcatttgatcaatgaacggcagagggaagtgatctttCTTTGTGGCTTGGTTCAGCTTCCTATAGTCTATGCACAATCTCCACCTGGCATTGTCGGGATTAATtcgtttttctcatttttcaccacttgaatccctcctttcttaggcaccatgtgtactgggctgACCCAATTACTGTCGGGAATAGAATAGATAATTCCAATTGAAACCAGCTTGATAATTTCTTtcagcacctcttccctcatgttggggttgagtttccgTTGTTGGTCGTGGTGTGGCATGGCTCCTTCCTCCAGCCGGATGTGATGCATACACAAATCCGAGCTAAATCCCACCAAGTCTGTCAGCTTCCAGCCGATAGCCTTCTGATTCCTTCGTAATACTTCTAGTAACTTgtcttcctgcccttaggtCAATCGACTGTTTGTAATGACGGGCATAGTTTTGTCTTCTTCCAGGAAGGCGTACTTTAGATGCGCTGGAAGGGGTTTCAACACCTTCGCGGGTTTTTGCTCTTCGGTAGGCAGAGGGTTTTCTGCAGCTTCATCACCCAGTGGCtttccttgatcaagctgctTTGCTAGGCTGGATACTTGAGCTGTCTTACCCGACCCAGTTGGCCTTGGACGTTCGCAAAATTCTGTTGTTGCTTCTGCGACGGCTTGGTTGTTCATTTCTCCAACCTTATTTGTCTCAAACCACTCTTCTACTTCCTTTTCGACCTCTTCATCTACAGCGGAGTCTGTGAACTGCCTATTTAAAAATTCTTCTTCCAAAAACTCTTGTACCAATGGCTCAGTTACATCCACGGAATACACGTTCTCTCCGTCAGCTGGCCTTTTTATGGCCTCATCGATATTGAATGTATACTTCTCTCCCTTGAAGTCCAGACTGATCGTCACATTGCGGACGTCTATGATAGAGCTGGCCGTGGAGAAGAATGGTCAACCCAGTAGGACTCCACTCGACTCTTTTGTCGTGGGTTCTGTCATCTTGATTATGAAAATATCATCTTGATTATGAAAATATTCACCTTTACAATAACATATTCCAGAATTCCTTCGGGGTGAATACATGATCTGTCGGCCAACTGTATCATTATATCCGTGTCGACTATCTTGGTCTCTCCCAGCTTCCGATAGATGGAGTATGGCAGAACGTTAATAGATGCCCCCAAGTCGCACATGGCGTGCTCTACCTGAATGTCTCCGATTgaaattgggagtgtgaacaTTCCTGGATCAGTTTTCCTGGATGGGAGGTCACTTCTCTGGATTACGGCAGAGACGTTCTCATCTGTAATCAGTCTCACTTCCTCATTGACCTTTCCTGCCAGGTAGTCTTTAATGAACTTACTGATCGGGGGCATTTTTAACGCCGTTAAGAGCGGTACTTTTACATCCACGTCCTTGAACATGCTTGCCACATCGATTGTGGCATCTTTTTTTCTTGTCACCATTCCACGGTACGGATAAGGCTTAACCCTTTCAGTTTCTTTCTTTTGACCTCCTTCTGAGGCCTCTCCTCCCACCTTTTCCTTGCCTCTTTCTTCCACTTGACCACCTCTACTGgattcttcctcttcctcacgGCTTGGTCCAGAATAAGTTGGTGGAGATATCGCAGGATGGCTGGGGCCTTGGTAGACCTTCCCTGACCGCAGGGATACTTCACTAATATTCTCATGACCAGGTGGTTGCATAGTGGCTTCATTTCCCTTTAACTTGCCCAACGATACTGCAACTTGAGAGAGTTATTTCGTCAGCATTTCCAACGCTGCCAGTTGCTCTTTTTGAGCCTCCTGGATTTCCCGCATTGCATCATTTGGATGGTGTGGTACCTATATTTCTACGTGGCTTTCGTTAGGGTGTCTGTTGTATGTTTGATTCGGTGGTCTTCCACTATAGTTGGGCTACGGGTAGTCAGATTGCCCGTAGTGTTCTTGCTGATACTGCGGCTGGTTGTACTGTCGATTTCCCGGGTGTTGATTTCCCCGTAGGTGTGGTGGGATGTACATGACCATATGGTTGTTCGGCTGCCTTCCCTGGTTGATAAACTGAGTGGCTTGGTGTTGGTACTCCcattctccttcctgttgtcggcttgaccagttaggttgTCCTCTACTTGACCAtatcccttgaggtccacttgaccaacctgcctgacctccttgcattctattccctctagtgtttggtctatccaagattcgagttggccagttggactgcctGTCAGAGGGCTATACCTGTTGTGGTTGGCTTTaattctgatcagtccatctaaagttggggtggtccctccacggagcatctctctgcttcccctggatccatttgtcatttgtgttccagtggccTATAGCGTTTacttgctctacctcagggggaaactcgcagtaatagtaatgatgatcttctggcggtggcggctgcggcacatactgtgtctccttcggtgcaggcggtggcggcagtctcgttttttctactgcttccagcagtttcttctccatctgctcaaatcgagcctccagcttttcatcgTTGCGAGCCTCAGCTGCGTGCACTGCTCCTCTTCTGTACTACCCTCGAGATGTTTCGTATGACCGAttagcctcaatcagcctctccaaaatattcttagcttggctaaaaagggtttgtgagaaatccccttgtgctgcgaggttgaggtcgttcttgctgtccaccATGAgtagatcgagtagatctccttctctcccagcttgtggttagggcatgcttgaagcagcccttggaacctatcccagtactggccgaggggctcgtcatactcctgtctggcttctgtaatttccctttttagggcacttgtttttgatgttggaaagaaacgatcgagAAATATCATACGGAACTCAGCCCAtgtcctgatggatccttccggcagccatgacagccagacacccgcatcgcccttcaaaacgaaaggaatagccttaagcctgtaatcttcggacgtggatccagctagcacgggctgaatatcacagtatctgcAGAATTCTTCCAGGAAAACAtacggacattccttcgaaagaccatagaaatgggacaaaatggccagtactcctgatttgattgtGATGGTCCGCATTCTAGGAGTAGTGGCGATGGTATGTgtgggctctctctcatcatgagcgtgtagagagCCGTTTCCTGAGTCGTCAATGACAacggccatctctgcttccgtTCGTTCTAGTGGTGATGGTTGTGTTTTCTGCTCGATGGCTGCCGCTGCTTTTAATGCGGCTCTGCGACGAGTGATGACAACGCCgacttcctggactctccactgagtgttagttcttctatatatcaagggatgattccagtaattgccttggtggtaccttctcatcaacagcaggaaaaacaaaaaaaatgagaaacaaaattatatacacctacgcactaagcacaaacataaagtaacaccatgcttccccgtcAATGGAgccattttggaaggacttggaaagaggtcgaaaacacgaatagaatgcggatcaagttatatggaatgataaccgaaccgattggatcagttagcaaatgtcttTGCCACTTAATAaatgcaatctagctctcgccctttccgccttgccaaagtaatttataacttccaattttgcacaactttaacagtaaaacggcaagttcggggtcgatcccacagagaagttggtgtatcgagtgtgtgagtagtgaacaggggggttggctgctgccacgctttaacttgggagtttttatcttctggttttaatctagacagaattaaactagctagcttgatcaatgaaaatttaactactggatcaagtgaattgcaggtaataacagaaaagtaaatgcgcggattaaaagtgaaaataactttaattaaactaaaagctgagtacaacatgaaatttaaactaagctaacactttggaatctaagaaagcgataaaaactgagaaaaatctcagcgAGAAACTTAAGATAATGCTAACataaatgagtattctgcagcgctccctttcggtcgccctttaaactaaactatctaactaagctagagaactgaactaaactaagctagagagttgaactaaactaagctagagagctaaactaaactaagctagagagctgaactacgctaaataactaagctaagctaaactagacggaaagtaaagtctcagatgccttcttgtggtggcacaccctctatttataagcttgattcggccgccagctggataacgatcttgacagggaatattctcTCATTCtaagaatgagcgactcattgattgctacgtgctgttcttctagaatgacgacgctttttggtaatagattcatgactcagctccgtccttgcgtctcatattccagcacgtgtccccttctagaacgtcgtccttgataacagaatggtgcgctatatccagctcatttcctcacgtgttcttcttctagaagccagcggtccccacctaactaCTTGATCGcttccccttgatcaactcccccgattcttggccttttatcgccttttgtacttgcttgatcagttcggccttgctgccttggttaagtggtatttctgcacatttaacacttgttttgcgcgataaaccgatcaagtagcttgtattttacccttaaaccgatgcatgaaatgagccttatcaaaagtattctacttttggcttataactcacataagccatcatacttgcgtcgttcaaactgatcgagtttttgcaatcaagtttttacatgtAAGCATACTGAGtcctttttcttactcttccaaaaagtaatcaagtcttccacttatccaatttcatgcatattacCTATTTAATACTAactgatattttgttttttttgaaaaatttttaCATATATGATTTTACTGtaactaaccctcccccctcccactgcatatgaactcgtcctcgagggactggacgcagtggaaaaagggttaggtatAGGCAACGGCACAACAACAACCaaggaaacttctcacacttagaccagatactgtgctaagtgtgagatagtgGCAACAATCAAACATGTCAATAAACATAGagaaacaacaaaaacaaatcaaatataGGCCAAATGTTATGGAAACAAAAcaggcatgcatacttctcacacttagacccaacacaaGTCTAAGTGTGATGTGGAGTGGAGTATCAGTTATATATaccataaacaaataaaaattaaaaaatgttatggAACTTGAAATGAGCTGAGattcggggggggggggggttacTCAATGTTTCCTGGGGGGTTGACTGGGAGATGCTGAGGGTGGCCTGGAAGACGACGGGTGCCGAGTTGGAGGAGAGCtagtagagggaggtggtggttacCTGGCAGGGGTTTGGTCGTGGGTGGTTCCCAACAACCTGGCCAGCAGAACCAGTTGAGTATTTGAATTCTTCGCCAGCTGCATCAGTGTCTGCTCCATTCGGAGCTTCCACTCTTCGTCAGCACTTGCAGCATCCTCTCGCTCCATCCTTGGAGTGGGCGCCTGATGTGTATCCACCTTTCTCCTTCGGAATGGGTTTCTGAGGTCTCTTCTGGCCTTGTTCTCCTCTTGGGCTGGCTTCTTTGTTGTTCCCGCCTACCTGCTGCGTAAAACTGGAAATTCCCTCCTTGCGTCTTCTCTAGGACCTGAATtctaacaaagaaatcaaggTCAAACAATTCAGGACTAGGGCAAAGGATGGGGCGTCCGACATTCTTAACGGTCCTGCTTCTCCTTAGATAAGCCCCGAGGAGGTGGCAGACATTTAAATGGTGGGCAGCACGGGTGGCAATTTGGTTCATGGAATAGGCCAGGACTTCCTTCTGATCTCTCATGCTCCACAAAAGTAGAGCTCGGCCAGAAAGAGGATCGCCAACGTATTGGTTTGTCCAAGGAGATTACAGGCCAGGTAGACCTGGGCTAGGCGGAGGGCAGGATCAGCAATAAGATGTCCTCTGGATTCAGAGGCTCTGAAAGTTGGGGCGCGTCCACCGCATATAGCCTTCCAGACGGCCTGCTGATCGAATTCGGGTTTCCTGTGAGGGAGACCGATATCGCGCCCAACCCAAACCCCATTGGCCACCTGGCTCTCTGTATAGAGGCCCATCCGGATAGAGAAATCGTTTAAGCTCATCAGTTGGTCCTGGCCAAAAACCCTGAAGGAAACACCTTTGTCGTTCAGGTCTGAGCTTCCGGTGTAGCGGAAGGacgtgaaaaactccttggccaagTCCTCCGGTATGGGGGACTCATCAACCTCtaacaaccattcaaaaccgATGCCGGCAATATAGGTGGCAAACCTCTCCTTCATCTCTATCTTCTCCAGGGACGGCTGGTGCAGCATCTTCCCCGCCTTTAGCTTCTTTGGGAGGTCACCCTTTGGTGAACCTCCTTCTGCATTTTGGAATCATCGAATCCCAACATCTGTTGGCGAAGAGCTAGGGTCAATACCACATGCTGAGGGGAGTAGGTGATGGAAAGAGATGTTGCAGGCCTTTCTTGTTGCCCCCTGGACGTTCGGGTCCAGCGCAACTCCTGTCCCGCCGAATCACTGCCCTCATCTCTTGGCCGTGGGGAAGCGGGTGCGAAAGCATCTGTCATGACGACCCCTATGTTGGCGGGGCGGCTTCTTTTGGAAGTAGGGAGAACACTtcccttccccttcctctttctaTCTCTATCCCCTCTCACCAGGTTGCCCTCGGCAGCCTCTCTCCCCTCTCCAGCCCCCTGGATTTGAGGCTCTTCCGGTTCCTCTTCATCCACCAGCCGCC
It contains:
- the LOC121775047 gene encoding uncharacterized protein LOC121775047, whose protein sequence is MQPPGHENISEVSLRSGKVYQGPSHPAISPPTYSGPSREEEEESSRGGQVEERGKEKVGGEASEGGQKKETERVKPYPYRGMVTRKKDATIDVASMFKDVDVKVPLLTALKMPPISKFIKDYLAGKVNEEVRLITDENVSAVIQRSDLPSRKTDPGMFTLPISIGDIQVEHAMCDLGASINVLPYSIYRKLGETKIVDTDIMIQLADRSCIHPEGILEYVIVKGEKYTFNIDEAIKRPADGENVYSVDVTEPLVQEFLEEEFLNRQFTDSAVDEEVEKEVEEWFETNKVGEMNNQAVAEATTEFCERPRPTGSGKTAQVSSLAKQLDQGKPLGDEAAENPLPTEEQKPAKEDKLLEVLRRNQKAIGWKLTDLVGFSSDLCMHHIRLEEGAMPHHDQQRKLNPNMREEVLKEIIKLVSIGIIYSIPDNYRKLNQATKKDHFPLPFIDQMLEKLAGKQYFSFLDGYSGYFQIAKEIRAFLGHAGFYRRFIKDFAKIAQPLTRLLQNDVEFEFSDACRVAFQFLKDQLISSPIIRASDWNHPFEVMCDASDYVVGAVLGQKIERKSYVIFYASKTLNQAQKNYDVTEKEMLSVVFAFEKFMPYLLGSKVVVYTDHAAIKYLLAKKKSQSRG